A single genomic interval of Astyanax mexicanus isolate ESR-SI-001 chromosome 4, AstMex3_surface, whole genome shotgun sequence harbors:
- the LOC125801381 gene encoding zinc finger protein 239-like — MEPSPNMEEHQHSVKSFTKQSDLKKHQRIHTGEKPYYCSDCGKSFTKQSDLKKHQRIHTGEKPHHCSDCGKSFTEQSSLKIHQRIHTGEKPYHCSDCGKSFTEQSSLKIHQRIHTGEKPYHCSDCGKSFNQQSNLKKHQRIHTGEKPYHCSDCGKSFTQQSNLKLHQRIHTGEKPYHCSDCDKCFTTQSNLKLHQRIHTGEKPYYCFDCGKSFTKQSNLKKHQRIHTGEKPYYCFDCGKSFTQQSHLKIHQRIHTGEKPYYCFDCGKCFTTQSYLKLHQRIHTGEKPYHCSDCGKSFTLQSELILHQCIHKR; from the coding sequence atggagccaagtcccaacatggaggaacatcagcactctgtcaagagttttactaaacagagtgatctcaaaaaacaccagcgcattcacacaggagagaaaccgtattactgctcagactgtgggaagagttttactaaacagagtgatctcaaaaaacaccagcgcattcacacaggagagaaaccacatcactgctcagactgtgggaagagttttactgaacagagtagtctcaaaatacaccagcgcattcacacaggagagaaaccgtatcactgctcagactgtgggaagagctttactgaacagagtagtctcaaaatacaccagcgcattcacacaggagagaaaccgtatcactgctcagactgtgggaagagctttaatcaacagagtaatctcaaaaaacaccagcgcattcacacaggagagaaaccgtatcactgttcagactgtgggaagagttttactcaacagagtaatctcaaactgcatcagcgcattcacacaggagagaaaccgtatcactgctcagactgtgataagtgttttactacacagagtaatctcaaactgcatcagcgcattcacacaggagagaaaccgtattactgtttcgactgtggaaagagttttactaaacagagtaatctcaaaaaacaccagcgcattcacacaggagagaaaccgtattactgtttcgactgtggaaagagttttactcaacagagtcatctcaaaatacaccagcgcattcacacaggagagaaaccgtattactgtttcgactgtggaaagtgttttactacacagagttatctcaaactgcatcagcgcattcacacaggagagaaaccgtatcactgctccgattgtgggaagagttttactttacagagtgaacttatattacatcagtgcattcacaaaagatag
- the LOC125801426 gene encoding uncharacterized protein LOC125801426 codes for MFPNSGYRMMQGYLKGRGIRVQEHRLKQSMLRTDPQGLLERTLCLHTVRRRVYNVPAPNCLWHIDGNHKLIRWRIVIHGAIDGFSRLVVYLQASANNRADTVYKHFWQATQKYGIPSRVRSGKGGENRDVASFMISTRGMNRSSHIAGRSVHNQRSLESEGILSPDNDLHIFALHWVFLPRLQQHLDSFVEGWNNHPLRTERNQSPQQLWHTNSNSPASPDPPQVDELYGVDWRGPPGDRDLALVIPEVQLSRVLSQEELSRLPQQNSTNDDYGVASYIQALGLLTNWFG; via the exons ATGTTCCCTAACTCGGGGTACCGGATGATGCAAGGCTATCTTAAAGGAAGAGGAATTAGAGTTCAAG AGCACAGACTGAAACAGTCAATGCTGCGCACAGACCCTCAAGGATTGCTTGAGCGTACACTCTGTCTACATACTGTTAGAAGGAGAGTGTACAATGTTCCTGCTCCAAATTGCCTTTGGCATATCGATGGGAACCACAAGCTCATAAG GTGGCGTATTGTCATACATGGAGCTATTGATGGCTTCAGCAGACTGGTGGTCTACCTGCAAGCTTCTGCCAACAATCGTGCAgacactgtttacaaacacttctGGCAGGCAACACAGAAATATGGCATCCCGTCACGAGTACGTAGTGGCAAGGGAGGGGAGAACAGAGACGTTGCTTCCTTTATGATTAGTACCAGGGGAATGAACCGCAGTTCACACATTGCTGGGAGAAGCGTGCACAATCAAAG GAGTTTAGAGAGTGAGGGCATCCTGTCTCCAGACAATGACTTGCACATTTTTGCCCTACACTGGGTGTTTCTTCCCAGACTACAGCAGCACCTTGATTCTTTTGTTGAAGGGTGGAACAACCATCCCCTAAGAACAGAGAGGAACCAGTCTCCTCAGCAGTTGTGGCACACAAACAGCAACAGTCCAGCCAGTCCAGATCCACCACAG GTGGATGAACTGTATGGTGTAGACTGGAGGGGCCCACCTGGTGATCGGGATTTAGCCCTGGTCATTCCTGAGGTGCAGCTTTCCAGGGTGCTATCTCAAGAGGAGTTGAGCAGACTTCCTCAACAGAACAGCACTAATGATGACTATGGAGTTGCTTCTTACATTCAGGCCCTTGGGTTACTTACTAACTGGTTTGGTTGA